In one window of Rhodoglobus vestalii DNA:
- the gmk gene encoding guanylate kinase: protein MVPRPQPPEVDRAAASRAAIAARRARASVKREVAERTRTALSVARTAWSTPESAEARLLVRELLLSVPSLGPTRVEAVMNQLAIAERKRVGGLGRKQRDRLADYLADRQGPEPTRLVVLAGPTAVGKGTVSSFIRDNHPDVLLSVSATTRKPRPGEVDGVHYYFVSDDKFDEMVSRNELLEWAVVHNSYRYGTPRPPIDAALAEGKRVLLEIDLQGARSVRSVMPEALLVFLLPPSWEELVRRLIGRGTEDAAEQARRLETAKVELAAQEEFDVKVVNTEVSQAAKEVVELMDAPAGATTSDSKEHSHG, encoded by the coding sequence TTGCTGCTCGACGTGCCAGGGCGTCGGTGAAACGTGAAGTCGCCGAGCGCACACGCACCGCACTGAGTGTCGCGCGCACGGCGTGGTCGACACCGGAGAGTGCAGAAGCACGACTGCTGGTGCGTGAGCTCCTACTGAGCGTGCCCTCGCTCGGACCGACGCGGGTAGAGGCGGTAATGAACCAGCTGGCGATCGCGGAACGCAAACGTGTCGGCGGGCTTGGTCGCAAGCAACGTGATCGACTCGCTGACTACCTTGCCGATCGCCAGGGCCCAGAGCCGACACGCCTCGTCGTCTTGGCTGGCCCCACTGCCGTCGGCAAGGGGACCGTTTCGAGCTTCATTCGGGATAACCATCCGGATGTCCTCCTCAGCGTCTCGGCAACGACCAGAAAGCCGCGGCCCGGAGAAGTTGACGGGGTGCACTACTACTTCGTCAGCGACGACAAGTTCGATGAGATGGTGTCTCGCAACGAGCTTCTCGAGTGGGCGGTTGTGCACAACTCCTACCGTTACGGCACGCCACGCCCGCCGATTGATGCTGCCCTCGCTGAAGGAAAGCGCGTGCTTCTCGAAATTGACCTTCAGGGAGCTCGCTCAGTGCGTAGTGTCATGCCCGAAGCCCTTCTGGTCTTTTTGCTGCCGCCGAGCTGGGAAGAATTGGTGCGTCGATTGATCGGCCGGGGCACCGAAGACGCCGCCGAACAGGCCCGCCGATTGGAGACCGCAAAGGTCGAATTGGCGGCTCAAGAAGAGTTCGATGTGAAGGTCGTCAACACAGAAGTAAGCCAAGCGGCCAAAGAAGTCGTAGAATTGATGGATGCGCCCGCTGGCGCGACCACTTCCGACTCCAAGGAGCACTCCCATGGCTGA